One window from the genome of Bubalus kerabau isolate K-KA32 ecotype Philippines breed swamp buffalo chromosome 17, PCC_UOA_SB_1v2, whole genome shotgun sequence encodes:
- the NAPSA gene encoding napsin-A isoform X2: MSLPPLLLLLLLPPFLTLEPTRASLIRIPLRRVNIGFKALNPLRGWEKLAEPPRLGAPSPGNKSLFVPLSNYLNIGAITGATVTFGEALWEPSLVFTFAHFDGILGLGFPVLAVGGVRPPLDRLVDQGLLDKPVFSFYLNRNPEAADGGELVLGGSDPAHYIPPLTFVPVTIPAFWQIHMERVQVATGLTLCARGCAAILDTGTSLITGPTEEIRALQKAIGAVPLLMGEYYIECSKIPTLPPVSFLLGGVWFNLTAQDYVIQITRSGFSICLSGFMALDVPPPSGPFWILGDVFLGSYVAVFDRGDRKSGAQVGLARARPRGTRQ; the protein is encoded by the exons GATCCCACTTCGAAGAGTCAACATTGGATTCAAGGCCCTGAACCCACTGAGGGGATGGGAGAAGCTAGCGGAGCCCCCCAGGTTGGGGGCTCCATCCCCTGGGAACAAGTCCCTCTTTGTGCCTCTCTCCAATTACTTGAAC ATTGGGGCAATCACAGGTGCAACAGTGACTTTTGGGGAGGCTCtgtgggagcccagcctggtctTCACTTTTGCCCACTTTGATGGGATACTGGGCCTCGGTTTTCCCGTTCTGGCCGTGGGAGGAGTTCGGCCCCCGCTGGACAGACTGGTGGATCAGGGCCTACTGGATAAGCctgtcttctccttctacctCAACAG GAACCCTGAGGCAGCTGATGGAGGAGAGCTGGTCCTAGGTGGCTCAGACCCAGCACACTACATCCCACCCCTCACCTTTGTGCCAGTCACGATCCCCGCTTTTTGGCAGATCCACATGGAGCG TGTTCAGGTGGCCACAGGTCTGACTCTCTGTGCCCGGGGCTGTGCTGCCATTCTGGACACCGGCACGTCTCTCATCACAGGACCCACTGAGGAGATCCGGGCCCTGCAGAAAGCCATTGGGGCAGTACCCCTGCTGATGGGGGAG TACTACATCGAGTGCTCGAAAATCCCAACGCTCCCCCCAGTCTCCTTCCTTCTTGGGGGGGTCTGGTTTAACCTCACGGCCCAGGACTACGTCATCCAG ATTACTCGGAGTGGCTTCAGTATCTGTTTGTCCGGCTTCATGGCTCTGGACGTGCCTCCGCCCTCAGGGCCCTTCTGGATCCTCGGTGATGTCTTCTTGGGTAGCTACGTGGCCGTCTTCGACCGTGGCGACAGGAAAAGCGGCGCCCAAGTGGGGCTCGCCCGCGCTCGACCTCGCGGAACAAGACAATGA
- the KCNC3 gene encoding potassium voltage-gated channel subfamily C member 3: MLSSVCVSSFRGRQGASKQQPAPPPQPSESPSPLPSPPPPPPLLQQQQPAQPGPAASPAGPPAPRGPGGRRAEPCPGLPAAAMGRHGGGGGDSGKIVINVGGVRHETYRSTLRTLPGTRLAGLTEPEAAARFDYDPGADEFFFDRHPGVFAYVLNYYRTGKLHCPADVCGPLFEEELGFWGIDETDVEACCWMTYRQHRDAEEALDSFEAPDPSGAANAANAAGAHDAGLDDEAGAGGGGLDGAGGELKRLCFQDAGGGAGGPPGGAGGAGGTWWRRWQPRVWALFEDPYSSRAARYVAFASLFFILISITTFCLETHEGFIHISNKTVTQASPIPGAPPENVTNVEVETEPFLTYVEGVCVVWFTFEFLMRITFCPDKVEFLKSSLNIIDCVAILPFYLEVGLSGLSSKAAKDVLGFLRVVRFVRILRIFKLTRHFVGLRVLGHTLRASTNEFLLLIIFLALGVLIFATMIYYAERIGADPNDILGSNHTYFKNIPIGFWWAVVTMTTLGYGDMYPKTWSGMLVGALCALAGVLTIAMPVPVIVNNFGMYYSLAMAKQKLPKKKNKHIPRPPQPGSPNYCKPDPPPPPPLPPHHGSGGISPPPPITPPSMGVTVAGAYPPGPHTHPGLLRGGAGGLGIMGLPPLPAPGEPCPLAQEEVVEINRADPRPNGDPAAAALAHEDCPAIDQPAMSPEDKSPITPGSRGRYGRDRACFLLTDYAPSPDGSIRKATGAPPLPPPDWRKPGPPSFLPDLNANAAAWISP, encoded by the exons ATGCTGAGCTCAGTCTGCGTCTCGTCCTTCCGCGGGCGCCAGGGGGCTAGCAAACAGCAGCCggcgccgccgccgcagccgtcCGAGTCCCCATCACCGCTGccctcgccgccgccgccaccgccgctgctgcagcagcagcaacctgcaCAGCCCGGCCCCGCCGCGTCCCCGGCGGGCCCCCCGGCACCCCGCGGGCCCGGGGGCCGGCGCGCCGAGCCATGCCCCGGGCTGCCGGCGGCGGCCATGGGGCGGcacggcggcggcggtggcgacAGTGGCAAGATCGTGATCAACGTGGGCGGCGTGCGCCATGAGACGTACCGCTCGACGCTGCGCACCCTGCCGGGGACGCGGCTGGCTGGCCTGACGGAGCCCGAGGCGGCGGCGCGTTTCGACTACGACCCGGGCGCCGATGAGTTCTTCTTTGACCGGCATCCGGGTGTCTTCGCCTACGTGCTTAACTACTACCGTACGGGCAAGCTGCACTGCCCGGCCGACGTGTGCGGGCCGCTCTTCGAGGAGGAGCTGGGCTTTTGGGGCATCGACGAGACCGACGTGGAGGCCTGCTGCTGGATGACCTACCGGCAGCACCGGGACGCCGAGGAAGCGCTCGACTCCTTCGAGGCACCCGACCCTTCGGGCGCCGCCAACGCTGCCAACGCCGCGGGCGCCCACGACGCGGGTCTGGACGACGAGgcgggcgcgggcggcggcggcctGGACGGCGCCGGCGGCGAGCTCAAGCGCCTCTGCTTCCAGGACGCGGGCGGCGGCGCCGGGGGCCCGCCAGGGGGCGCGGGCGGCGCGGGCGGAACGTGGTGGCGCCGCTGGCAGCCCCGGGTGTGGGCGCTCTTCGAAGACCCCTACTCGTCGCGGGCCGCCCGG TATGTGGCCTTTGCCTCCCTCTTCTTCATCCTCATCTCCATCACCACCTTCTGCCTGGAGACCCATGAGGGCTTCATCCATATCAGTAACAAGACAGTGACACAAGCCTCCCCGATCCCTGGGGCTCCGCCGGAGAATGTCACCAATGTGGAGGTGGAGACGGAGCCCTTCCTGACCTACGTGGAGGGCGTGTGCGTGGTCTGGTTCACCTTTGAGTTTCTCATGCGCATCACCTTCTGCCCAGACAAGGTGGAATTTCTCAAGAGCAGCCTCAACATCATTGACTGTGTGGCCATCCTGCCCTTCTATCTGGAGGTGGGGCTCTCAGGCCTCAGCTCCAAGGCCGCCAAAGACGTGCTGGGCTTCCTGCGGGTCGTCCGCTTCGTCCGGATCCTGCGGATCTTCAAGCTCACACGGCACTTCGTGGGGCTGCGCGTGCTCGGCCACACTCTCCGCGCCAGCACCAATGAGTTCCTGCTGCTCATCATTTTCCTGGCCCTGGGTGTGCTCATTTTCGCCACCATGATCTACTACGCCGAGCGCATTGGCGCTGACCCCAACGACATCCTGGGCTCCAACCACACCTACTTCAAGAATATCCCCATCGGcttctggtgggctgtggtcacCATGACAACCCTGGGCTACGGAGACATGTACCCCAAGACGTGGTCGGGGATGCTGGTCGGGGCGCTGTGTGCCCTGGCCGGGGTGCTCACCATCGCCATGCCGGTGCCCGTCATTGTGAACAACTTCGGCATGTACTATTCGCTGGCCATGGCCAAACAGAAGCTGCCCAAGAAGAAGAACAAACACATTCCCCGGCCCCCGCAGCCTGGCTCGCCCAACTATTGCAAGCCCGAcccgcccccaccaccccccctccctcctcaccaTGGCAGCGGCGGAATCAGCCCCCCACCTCCCATCACCCCGCCCTCCATGGGGGTGACTGTGGCCGGGGCTTACCCGCCGGGCCCCCACACGCACCCCGGGCTGCTCAGGGGGGGAGCGGGTGGGCTCGGAATCATGGGGCTGCCTCCTCTGCCGGCCCCTGGGGAGCCCTGCCCATTGGCTCAGGAGGAAGTGGTTGAGATCAACCGGGCAG ATCCCCGCCCCAATGGGGACCCTGCAGCTGCTGCGCTTGCCCATGAGGACTGCCCGGCCATTGACCAACCCGCCATGTCCCCGGAAGACAAGAGTCCCATCACCCCTGGGAGCCGGGGCCGCTACGGCCGGGACCGAGCCTGCTTCCTCCTCACCGACTACGCCCCATCCCCTGATGGCTCCATCCGGAAAG ccaccGGTGCTCCCCCACTGCCCCCCCCAGACTGGCGTAAGCCAGGCCCCCCAAGCTTCTTGCCCGACCTCAACGCCAACGCTGCAGCCTGGATATCCCCCTAG
- the NAPSA gene encoding napsin-A isoform X1, producing the protein MSLPPLLLLLLLPPFLTLEPTRASLIRIPLRRVNIGFKALNPLRGWEKLAEPPRLGAPSPGNKSLFVPLSNYLNAQYYGEIGLGTPPQNFSVVFDTGSSNLWVPSVRCHFFSLPCWLHHRFNPKASSSFRSNGTKFAIQYGTGRLAGILSEDKLTIGAITGATVTFGEALWEPSLVFTFAHFDGILGLGFPVLAVGGVRPPLDRLVDQGLLDKPVFSFYLNRNPEAADGGELVLGGSDPAHYIPPLTFVPVTIPAFWQIHMERVQVATGLTLCARGCAAILDTGTSLITGPTEEIRALQKAIGAVPLLMGEYYIECSKIPTLPPVSFLLGGVWFNLTAQDYVIQITRSGFSICLSGFMALDVPPPSGPFWILGDVFLGSYVAVFDRGDRKSGAQVGLARARPRGTRQ; encoded by the exons GATCCCACTTCGAAGAGTCAACATTGGATTCAAGGCCCTGAACCCACTGAGGGGATGGGAGAAGCTAGCGGAGCCCCCCAGGTTGGGGGCTCCATCCCCTGGGAACAAGTCCCTCTTTGTGCCTCTCTCCAATTACTTGAAC GCCCAGTATTATGGGGAAATTGGGTTGGGGACCCCCCCACAAAACTTCTCTGTCGTCTTTGACACTGGCTCCTCCAACCTCTGGGTTCCGTCTGTGAGATGCCACTTCTTCAGTCTACCCTGCT GGCTCCACCACCGCTTCAACCCCAAAGCCTCCAGCTCCTTCCGGTCCAATGGGACCAAGTTTGCCATTCAATATGGAACCGGGCGCCTAGCCGGCATCCTGAGTGAGGACAAGCTGACT ATTGGGGCAATCACAGGTGCAACAGTGACTTTTGGGGAGGCTCtgtgggagcccagcctggtctTCACTTTTGCCCACTTTGATGGGATACTGGGCCTCGGTTTTCCCGTTCTGGCCGTGGGAGGAGTTCGGCCCCCGCTGGACAGACTGGTGGATCAGGGCCTACTGGATAAGCctgtcttctccttctacctCAACAG GAACCCTGAGGCAGCTGATGGAGGAGAGCTGGTCCTAGGTGGCTCAGACCCAGCACACTACATCCCACCCCTCACCTTTGTGCCAGTCACGATCCCCGCTTTTTGGCAGATCCACATGGAGCG TGTTCAGGTGGCCACAGGTCTGACTCTCTGTGCCCGGGGCTGTGCTGCCATTCTGGACACCGGCACGTCTCTCATCACAGGACCCACTGAGGAGATCCGGGCCCTGCAGAAAGCCATTGGGGCAGTACCCCTGCTGATGGGGGAG TACTACATCGAGTGCTCGAAAATCCCAACGCTCCCCCCAGTCTCCTTCCTTCTTGGGGGGGTCTGGTTTAACCTCACGGCCCAGGACTACGTCATCCAG ATTACTCGGAGTGGCTTCAGTATCTGTTTGTCCGGCTTCATGGCTCTGGACGTGCCTCCGCCCTCAGGGCCCTTCTGGATCCTCGGTGATGTCTTCTTGGGTAGCTACGTGGCCGTCTTCGACCGTGGCGACAGGAAAAGCGGCGCCCAAGTGGGGCTCGCCCGCGCTCGACCTCGCGGAACAAGACAATGA